The following coding sequences lie in one Gouania willdenowi chromosome 5, fGouWil2.1, whole genome shotgun sequence genomic window:
- the LOC114462903 gene encoding trace amine-associated receptor 3-like, giving the protein MITPDEAELCYPHLGNSSCRRIVRPHSVYVLLYIILSSISVLTVTLNLLVIIAISHFKKLHSPTNFLLLSLAVSDFCILKSGSSEANIM; this is encoded by the exons ATGATCACACCTGATGAAGCTGAGCTCTGCTATCCACACCTGGGAAACTCCTCATGCAGGAGGATTGTGCGCCCTCACTCAGTGTATGTGCTCCTTTACATTATACTGTCCTCCATCTCTGTGCTCACTGTGACCCTCAACCTGCTGGTCATCATCGCCATCTCCCACTTCAA GAAGCTGCACAGCCCgaccaacttcctcctcctctctctggctGTCTCAGATTTCTGT atccTAAAATCAggctccagtgaggccaacatCATGTAG
- the LOC114462904 gene encoding trace amine-associated receptor 3-like, whose protein sequence is MITPDEAELCYPHLGNSSCRRIVRPHSVYVLLYIILSSISVLTVTLNLLVIITISHFKKLHSPTNFLLLSLAVSDFCVGFIFIFQILIMDGCWYLSAGWCVFYIVFGLVTTSASVGTVVLICIDRYIAVCDPLHYATKVTVNRARMSVVLCWFSSALYTLAHLDNMKHPGGFNSCIGECVTYTHPVAKVLHLLLTFILPVSTIIILYVRVFVVAVSQARAMHSHVAVVKRQGSVKVNKSELKAARVLGVVVVVFLCCLIPLDIVVLSARFAVVNGSSVVFFLCLYYFNSCVNPMIYVFLYPWFRKCVKYILSLQILKSGSSEANIM, encoded by the exons ATGATCACACCTGATGAAGCTGAGCTCTGCTATCCACACCTGGGAAACTCCTCATGCAGGAGGATTGTGCGCCCTCACTCAGTGTATGTGCTCCTTTACATTATACTGTCCTCCATCTCTGTGCTCACTGTGACCCTCAACCTGCTGGTCATCATCACCATCTCCCACTTCAA GAAGCTGCACAGCCCgaccaacttcctcctcctctctctggctGTCTCAGATTTCTGTGTAggattcatctttatttttcagATCCTCATCATGGATGGCTGCTGGTATCTCAGTGCAGGATGGTGTGTTTTTTACATAGTTTTTGGTCTTGTTACCACCTCTGCATCAGTAGGAACTGTTGTGCTCATTTGCATCGATCGCTACATTGCTGTTTGTGATCCTCTGCACTATGCCACTAAAGTCACCGTAAACAGAGCAAGGATGAGTGTTGTTTTATGTTGGTTCAGTTCTGCTCTCTATACTCTGGCACATTTAGATAATATGAAACATCCAGGTGGTTTTAATTCCTGCATTGGAGAATGTGTGACATATACACATCCTGTTGCTAAAGTTTTGCATCTCTTGTTGACCTTCATCCTCCCTGTCAGCACCATCATAAtcctgtatgtgagagtgtttgtggtggctgtgtctcaggcccGGGCCATGCACTCTCATGTTGCAGTGGTGAAACGTCAGGGTTCCGTGAAGGTTAACAAGTCAGAGCTGAAGGCAGCCAGAGTTTTAggtgtagtggttgttgtgtttctgtgctGTTTGATTCCTTTAGATATTGTTGTACTTTCTGCCAGGTTTGCAGTTGTGAATGGGtcatctgttgttttttttttatgtttgtactACTTTAACTCCTGTGTGAATCCTATGATCTATGTGTTTCTTtatccctggttcaggaaatgtgtgaaatataTTCTTTCTCTTCAGATCCTAAAATCAggctccagtgaggccaacatCATGTAG